The Pseudanabaena galeata CCNP1313 genome includes a region encoding these proteins:
- a CDS encoding DUF6825 family protein, producing the protein MSKSPLDAFFIGRATAEAVIDRIEETVTEALSALGKFDAEQREQIRIFVETVLEKAEQQKGNITTDDSDIEPDELQETIDNLRAEIAQLKSELQQYRD; encoded by the coding sequence ATGAGCAAATCACCATTAGACGCTTTCTTTATTGGTAGAGCCACGGCTGAGGCTGTAATTGATCGCATTGAAGAAACTGTAACTGAGGCCCTTAGCGCTTTAGGTAAATTTGATGCCGAGCAACGGGAACAGATTCGTATTTTCGTCGAAACCGTCTTAGAAAAAGCCGAACAACAAAAGGGAAACATTACTACCGATGATAGTGATATTGAACCCGATGAGTTGCAAGAAACTATTGATAACCTTCGCGCCGAAATTGCTCAGCTAAAGTCTGAATTGCAGCAATATCGTGATTAA
- a CDS encoding NmrA family NAD(P)-binding protein — translation MSLLIVGATGTLGRQITRHALDRGLKVKCFVRYPKKANFLREWGADLVAGNLNNPQSLDDALEGVTEVIDAATTRATGSLRIRDVDWLGKVSLIQAAERAKVERFVFFSILNAEKYPNVPLMDIKYCTEKFLASTDLNYTILKPCGFFQNLIGEYAIPILENQTIWIGGESSPIAYMNTQDIAKFAIRALTVKETERQSFAIAGSKAWQPSEIIKLCERMSGRTRRTANMPLGLLRFARKVALGFEWGWSFAERMTYAEVLASGIPLDADMKETYKIFGLEEEDMTTLEAYMQDYFSRILKKLKELDYKEPKIKAPF, via the coding sequence ATGAGCTTACTGATCGTTGGTGCGACAGGTACATTAGGTCGTCAAATCACCCGTCACGCACTAGATCGGGGGCTGAAAGTCAAATGTTTTGTTCGTTATCCCAAAAAAGCAAACTTCCTCAGAGAATGGGGAGCCGACTTAGTAGCAGGCAATCTGAATAATCCTCAAAGTTTGGATGATGCATTAGAAGGGGTTACCGAAGTTATTGACGCAGCCACAACTCGTGCCACGGGATCACTCAGAATTCGAGATGTAGATTGGCTCGGTAAAGTCTCACTGATCCAAGCTGCTGAACGCGCTAAGGTTGAGCGATTCGTATTTTTCTCAATTCTCAACGCCGAGAAATATCCTAACGTCCCCCTTATGGACATTAAATACTGCACCGAAAAATTTTTAGCATCTACCGATCTTAACTACACCATCCTCAAGCCCTGTGGATTTTTCCAAAACCTGATTGGTGAATATGCGATCCCCATCCTTGAAAATCAAACAATCTGGATTGGTGGCGAATCCTCACCGATCGCTTATATGAACACTCAAGACATCGCCAAGTTTGCTATTCGCGCCTTGACTGTTAAAGAAACTGAGCGTCAATCCTTTGCGATCGCTGGGTCCAAAGCATGGCAACCCAGTGAAATTATCAAACTTTGCGAAAGAATGTCAGGGCGTACCCGCAGAACCGCCAACATGCCCCTTGGATTATTACGCTTTGCGCGTAAGGTTGCTCTGGGTTTTGAATGGGGTTGGAGTTTTGCGGAGCGCATGACCTATGCCGAAGTTCTCGCTAGTGGCATTCCTCTTGATGCTGACATGAAGGAAACTTACAAAATCTTTGGCTTGGAAGAAGAAGATATGACTACTCTTGAAGCCTATATGCAGGACTACTTTAGCCGTATTCTTAAGAAGTTGAAGGAGTTAGATTACAAAGAGCCTAAAATTAAAGCACCTTTCTAG
- a CDS encoding YciI family protein, producing MWGSYCDNVLEKRVPFRQAHLDNLKALHEVGTLLTVGPTQDVTKVFAVYVATDMATARNLVESDPYWQNGIWTDYEIHEWIQVY from the coding sequence ATGTGGGGCAGCTATTGCGATAACGTCCTCGAAAAACGTGTGCCCTTTCGTCAAGCCCATCTTGATAATCTTAAAGCCTTACATGAGGTTGGGACATTGCTAACAGTGGGACCTACCCAAGATGTGACCAAAGTATTTGCAGTATATGTCGCGACTGATATGGCAACAGCAAGGAATTTGGTAGAGTCAGATCCCTATTGGCAAAATGGCATTTGGACAGATTACGAAATCCATGAGTGGATTCAGGTTTACTAA
- a CDS encoding AI-2E family transporter: MLNGRNFFSKYLKRIVIIAVAIYLAFRLQQTLQLLLTSVFLAGAITPIVEQISRFRFRFNRWKFGLNRVWAVVTLYLFLLVVIVLAIAPAPQIILELGQFFIKLPNLLEQIQLPKGGLLNFSPDELRRILQTQPLIDQAQNFGKDLVGQTFVFTLQIVNAIGLGILSMLIAAYMVINSDSLVRRCLRPFSKEIRQQVEILIPPITRCLGAYVVGRVGTSSLLGFCTYLTLSIFGIPYAGALGLLVAIANLIPYIGGLVALVAIFIAAWGVDFNRGAIALFICFALQQIEAFILQPWLVAPYLNLDPFELLLSIIVGAEIFGVVGAIIAPPIAGTSRILFNHFVASSNDEDPDPKES; encoded by the coding sequence GTGTTAAATGGCAGAAATTTTTTTAGTAAATATCTAAAGCGCATTGTCATCATTGCTGTTGCGATTTATCTTGCCTTCCGATTACAACAAACTTTGCAATTATTGCTAACTAGTGTGTTTTTAGCAGGAGCAATTACACCAATCGTTGAGCAGATATCCCGTTTTCGCTTTAGGTTTAATCGCTGGAAATTTGGCTTAAATCGAGTGTGGGCTGTGGTAACACTCTATTTGTTCTTATTAGTAGTGATCGTTTTAGCGATCGCTCCAGCACCGCAGATTATTTTAGAACTGGGGCAATTTTTTATTAAGTTACCAAACTTATTAGAGCAAATTCAATTGCCTAAAGGCGGACTGTTAAATTTTAGCCCAGATGAACTCAGGCGCATTTTACAAACGCAGCCATTAATCGATCAAGCCCAAAATTTTGGCAAAGACCTTGTTGGTCAAACTTTTGTGTTTACCTTACAAATTGTCAATGCGATCGGCTTGGGTATTTTAAGTATGTTGATTGCTGCTTATATGGTGATCAATTCCGATAGTCTGGTGCGAAGGTGCTTACGTCCTTTTTCTAAGGAAATTCGCCAACAGGTTGAAATTCTTATCCCGCCAATTACTAGATGTCTGGGAGCCTATGTGGTCGGAAGAGTTGGCACATCTAGCTTGCTTGGTTTCTGCACATATTTAACGCTCTCTATTTTTGGAATTCCCTATGCAGGAGCCTTAGGGCTATTAGTGGCGATCGCTAATTTAATTCCTTATATCGGTGGGCTAGTGGCGCTAGTCGCGATTTTTATTGCGGCTTGGGGTGTGGATTTTAATAGAGGTGCGATCGCCCTATTTATTTGCTTTGCACTCCAACAAATCGAGGCTTTTATTCTTCAGCCTTGGTTAGTTGCGCCTTACTTAAATCTCGATCCCTTTGAGCTTTTGCTTTCAATTATTGTGGGAGCCGAGATTTTTGGGGTAGTAGGCGCAATCATTGCCCCACCGATCGCAGGTACTAGCAGAATTCTTTTCAATCATTTTGTGGCAAGTAGCAATGACGAAGATCCTGATCCTAAAGAATCCTAA